One genomic window of Cupriavidus oxalaticus includes the following:
- the creC gene encoding two-component system sensor histidine kinase CreC produces MRIGLRIFFGFFFIVGLATVLTLRVFVQEVKPGVRQAMEDTLIDTAHVLAALAADDMKAGHIADGDFARRMAALRQAPVNADVWGLHKDSIGYRVYVTDAGGIVRYDSTGTDVGRDYSRWNDVYLTLRGQYGARSTRSDPEDEASTVMYVAAPIRDGDRIVGALTVAKPNAAMAPFIARSQHRILLYGGLLIGTACVIGLACTLWLVHGLRRLRGYARAVAAGERAEMPLHGTSELAELGRAVQGMRERLEDKQYVEHYIHTLAHEMKSPLAAIGGAAELLQEDMPATDRERFVANIRAQSGRLETMIRKLLALAEVEQRQRLETREPVRLGELLAQLCAELEPRARQRGVVLRLESPPGPDVAAGDPFLLRQAVANLLENAIDFAPRDSAIAVALERRGAQLAITVADHGPGIPEYALPRVFERFYSLPRPQGADKSTGLGLCFAREVAALHHGSVMLANRPGGGALAELTLPAG; encoded by the coding sequence ATGCGGATCGGCCTGCGCATCTTCTTTGGCTTCTTCTTCATCGTCGGCCTGGCGACGGTGCTGACGCTGCGCGTGTTCGTGCAGGAGGTCAAGCCCGGCGTGCGGCAGGCGATGGAAGACACGCTGATCGACACCGCCCACGTGCTGGCCGCGCTGGCCGCTGACGACATGAAGGCCGGCCACATCGCCGACGGCGACTTCGCGCGGCGCATGGCGGCGCTGCGCCAGGCGCCGGTCAATGCCGACGTATGGGGCCTGCACAAGGACAGCATCGGCTACCGCGTCTATGTCACCGACGCCGGCGGCATCGTCCGCTACGACTCCACCGGCACCGACGTGGGCCGCGACTACTCGCGCTGGAACGATGTCTACCTGACGCTGCGCGGCCAGTACGGCGCGCGCAGCACGCGCAGCGATCCGGAGGACGAGGCCAGCACCGTGATGTACGTGGCCGCTCCCATCCGCGACGGGGACCGCATCGTCGGCGCGCTCACCGTGGCCAAGCCCAATGCCGCGATGGCGCCCTTCATCGCGCGCAGCCAGCACCGCATCCTGCTGTACGGCGGGCTGCTGATCGGGACCGCGTGCGTGATCGGCCTGGCCTGCACGCTGTGGCTGGTGCATGGCCTGCGCCGGTTGCGCGGCTATGCGCGCGCGGTGGCCGCCGGCGAGCGCGCCGAGATGCCGCTGCACGGCACCAGCGAGCTGGCCGAACTGGGCCGCGCGGTGCAGGGCATGCGCGAGCGGCTGGAAGACAAGCAGTATGTCGAGCACTACATCCACACGCTGGCGCACGAGATGAAGAGCCCGCTGGCGGCGATCGGCGGCGCCGCCGAGCTGCTGCAGGAAGACATGCCGGCAACGGACCGCGAGCGCTTCGTCGCCAATATCCGCGCGCAGTCGGGCCGGCTGGAAACCATGATCCGCAAGCTGCTGGCGCTGGCGGAGGTGGAACAACGGCAACGGCTGGAAACCCGCGAGCCGGTGCGATTGGGCGAGCTGCTGGCCCAGCTGTGCGCCGAGCTGGAACCGCGCGCGCGGCAGCGCGGCGTGGTGCTGCGGCTGGAGTCGCCGCCGGGTCCCGACGTGGCGGCGGGCGACCCGTTCCTGCTGCGCCAGGCCGTCGCCAACCTGCTGGAAAACGCCATCGACTTCGCCCCCCGGGACAGCGCCATCGCGGTAGCGCTGGAACGGCGCGGCGCGCAGCTGGCGATCACCGTGGCCGATCATGGCCCCGGCATCCCCGAATACGCCCTGCCGCGCGTGTTCGAGCGCTTCTACTCGCTGCCGCGCCCGCAGGGCGCCGACAAGAGCACCGGCCTGGGCCTGTGCTTTGCGCGCGAGGTGGCGGCGCTGCATCATGGCAGCGTGATGCTGGCCAACCGGCCGGGCGGCGGCGCGCTGGCCGAACTGACGCTGCCCGCCGGCTGA
- the creB gene encoding two-component system response regulator CreB — MPGMGQPRILVVEDEQAIADTILYALRTDGMQAEHCTLGSAALARMRADAADLVILDVGLPDVNGFEVCRTLRTFCDAPVIFLTARHEEIDRIVGLEIGADDYVVKPFSPRELAARVRAILRRARGVAAPAAADSGFTHDADGARLAYRGRWLDLTRYEYLLLALLVAHPGRIYTRAQLMELVWQDALDTSDRTVDTHVKTLRAKLRDATPQGEGAERIRTHRGMGYSLDPVQA; from the coding sequence ATGCCGGGCATGGGACAACCGCGCATCCTGGTGGTGGAAGACGAGCAAGCCATCGCCGATACCATCCTCTACGCCCTGCGCACCGATGGCATGCAGGCCGAGCACTGCACGCTGGGCAGCGCCGCGCTGGCGCGGATGCGCGCCGATGCGGCCGACCTGGTGATCCTGGACGTGGGCCTGCCCGATGTGAACGGCTTCGAGGTCTGCCGCACGCTGCGCACGTTCTGCGATGCGCCGGTGATCTTCCTGACCGCGCGCCACGAGGAGATCGACCGCATCGTCGGTCTGGAAATCGGCGCCGACGACTACGTGGTCAAGCCGTTCTCGCCGCGCGAGCTGGCCGCGCGCGTGCGCGCCATCCTGCGCCGCGCGCGCGGCGTGGCCGCACCCGCTGCCGCCGATTCCGGCTTCACCCACGACGCCGACGGCGCACGGCTGGCCTACCGCGGCCGCTGGCTGGACCTGACCCGCTACGAATACCTGCTGCTGGCACTGCTGGTGGCACACCCGGGCCGCATCTACACCCGCGCCCAGCTGATGGAACTGGTCTGGCAAGACGCGCTCGACACGAGCGACCGCACCGTCGACACCCATGTCAAGACGCTGCGCGCCAAGCTGCGCGACGCCACTCCGCAAGGCGAAGGCGCGGAGCGCATCCGCACGCACCGCGGCATGGGCTATTCGCTCGATCCCGTGCAGGCCTGA
- a CDS encoding NAD(P)/FAD-dependent oxidoreductase, which produces MPSFDYDLVVSGASFAGAACALAAARAGLRVLVLERKPDPGEKLHTTGILVKEAIEQTWLGRAPADCIHRVERVRLYSPRLRSLDLAAPGYYFHTTDTPNLMRWLANELVRHGATLRLGQSFVRATPRHGGWHVTGVGTTRYLVGADGAKSRVAQCAGLGRTHDFLYGIEYEFPGISLPDPVMLHCFITRRFAPGYIGWIAQNPTGVQAGLALRYLPRHGRAPDLDGLLAHVRARAGLPELTQPAATRAGLIPCGGPAMPLARDGVILTGDAAGIVSPLTAGGIHYAFAHGESVGKAIAEHLLHNGPAPEAVATGSAPRFRGKRALRWMFDRFQCDWPFDLMLYSPPLRWAAEQIYFHKRGGDQAAPPPRTVPSL; this is translated from the coding sequence ATGCCATCCTTCGACTACGACCTAGTAGTATCCGGCGCCAGCTTCGCCGGCGCAGCCTGCGCCCTGGCGGCCGCCCGCGCCGGCCTGCGCGTCCTGGTCCTCGAACGCAAACCCGACCCCGGCGAAAAACTCCACACCACCGGCATCCTCGTCAAGGAAGCCATCGAACAAACCTGGCTGGGCCGCGCCCCCGCCGACTGCATACACCGCGTTGAACGCGTGCGACTCTATTCTCCACGCTTGCGCAGCCTCGACCTGGCCGCCCCAGGCTACTACTTCCACACCACCGATACCCCCAACCTGATGCGCTGGCTGGCCAACGAGCTGGTGCGCCACGGCGCCACGCTGCGCCTGGGCCAGTCGTTCGTCCGCGCTACGCCACGCCATGGCGGCTGGCACGTGACCGGCGTCGGCACCACCCGCTACCTGGTCGGTGCCGACGGCGCCAAATCGCGCGTGGCGCAATGCGCAGGTCTCGGCCGCACCCACGATTTCCTGTATGGCATCGAATACGAATTCCCGGGAATATCCCTGCCCGATCCCGTCATGCTCCATTGCTTCATCACCCGCCGCTTCGCGCCCGGCTACATAGGCTGGATCGCACAGAATCCCACCGGCGTCCAGGCCGGCCTGGCGCTGCGCTACTTGCCCCGTCACGGCCGCGCTCCCGACCTCGACGGCCTGCTCGCCCATGTACGCGCCCGCGCCGGACTGCCTGAACTGACGCAGCCCGCCGCCACGCGCGCCGGCCTGATCCCGTGCGGCGGTCCCGCCATGCCACTCGCGCGCGACGGCGTGATCCTGACCGGCGACGCGGCCGGCATCGTCTCGCCGCTGACCGCCGGCGGCATCCACTACGCCTTCGCCCATGGCGAATCCGTTGGCAAAGCCATCGCCGAACACCTGCTGCACAACGGCCCGGCGCCGGAAGCCGTCGCCACCGGCAGCGCGCCACGCTTTCGCGGCAAGCGCGCGCTGCGCTGGATGTTCGACCGCTTCCAGTGCGACTGGCCCTTCGACCTGATGCTGTATTCACCGCCGCTGCGCTGGGCCGCCGAGCAGATCTACTTCCACAAGCGCGGCGGCGACCAGGCCGCGCCGCCGCCGCGCACCGTGCCCAGCCTCTGA
- a CDS encoding sigma-54-dependent transcriptional regulator, whose protein sequence is MQDGLRVLFVEDEPLVRQATAQSLELAGFTVLALPSAEAAMPHLHAGFPGVVVTDVRLPGASGLDLLQHCRNAAPGVPMVLVTGHGDITMAVQAMREGAYDFIEKPFGADRLTDTVRRALERRALELENQALRRELAGPAAGTRIIGRSPAIEQVRALVANVAPTDVPVMINGETGTGKELVARSLHALSGRAEGPFIALNCGAVPEAIFESEMFGHEAGAFTGAGKRRIGKLEHASGGTLFLDEIESMPLALQVKLLRVLQEGTLERLGSNASVKIDVRIVAAAKGDMDALVAQGSFREDLYYRLNVVTIALPPLRERREDIVALFEHFMLVAAVRYQRPAPILSEAQRQGLQQRPWPGNVRELRNAADRLVLGVPEGGQAGAHAATADETAPLRERMERYERAVIADALARTGGAVSQAADLLQVGKATLYDKIKRYGL, encoded by the coding sequence ATGCAAGACGGTCTGCGTGTCCTGTTTGTCGAAGACGAGCCGCTGGTGCGGCAGGCTACCGCGCAAAGCCTGGAGCTTGCGGGCTTTACCGTGCTGGCGCTGCCTTCGGCAGAAGCCGCCATGCCGCATCTGCATGCGGGCTTTCCCGGCGTCGTGGTGACCGACGTGCGCTTGCCCGGCGCCAGCGGGCTTGACCTGCTGCAGCACTGCCGCAATGCGGCGCCAGGCGTGCCGATGGTGCTGGTGACGGGGCATGGCGATATCACGATGGCCGTGCAGGCGATGCGTGAAGGCGCCTATGACTTTATCGAGAAGCCGTTCGGAGCCGACCGGCTGACCGACACCGTCCGTCGCGCACTCGAGCGGCGCGCGCTCGAACTGGAGAACCAGGCGTTGCGGCGCGAGCTGGCTGGTCCCGCGGCCGGTACGCGGATCATCGGGCGTTCGCCGGCGATCGAGCAGGTGCGGGCTCTGGTTGCCAACGTGGCCCCGACCGACGTGCCGGTGATGATCAACGGCGAGACCGGCACCGGCAAGGAGCTGGTGGCACGCAGCCTGCATGCGCTGTCCGGCCGCGCCGAGGGGCCTTTTATCGCGCTGAACTGCGGGGCGGTGCCTGAGGCCATCTTCGAGAGCGAGATGTTCGGACATGAAGCTGGTGCCTTCACCGGCGCAGGCAAGCGACGTATCGGCAAGCTGGAGCATGCTTCGGGCGGCACGCTCTTCCTCGACGAGATCGAGAGCATGCCGCTGGCGCTGCAGGTCAAGCTGTTGCGGGTGCTGCAGGAAGGAACGCTGGAGCGGCTGGGGTCGAATGCGTCGGTGAAGATCGATGTGCGGATCGTGGCGGCGGCCAAGGGGGATATGGATGCGCTGGTGGCGCAAGGTTCGTTTCGTGAGGACCTCTATTACCGGCTGAATGTGGTCACGATTGCACTGCCTCCGCTGCGGGAACGGCGCGAGGATATCGTGGCGTTGTTCGAGCATTTCATGCTGGTGGCGGCGGTACGTTATCAGCGGCCGGCGCCGATTTTGTCGGAGGCGCAGCGGCAGGGGCTGCAGCAGCGGCCTTGGCCTGGGAATGTGCGGGAGTTGCGGAATGCGGCGGACCGGCTGGTGCTGGGGGTGCCTGAGGGCGGGCAAGCGGGTGCGCATGCGGCGACTGCGGACGAGACCGCGCCGCTGCGGGAGAGGATGGAGCGGTATGAGCGGGCGGTGATTGCCGATGCGCTGGCGCGGACGGGGGGTGCTGTCAGTCAGGCTGCTGATTTGCTGCAGGTTGGCAAGGCTACGCTGTATGACAAGATCAAGCGGTATGGGCTTTGA
- a CDS encoding sensor histidine kinase, with protein MPHSDDFLAVHDPAATRAVHAPDTGSSRWWVFAAALAAGLLLLCGLTWLVSFQRGLAALQQSTATRADRYAATLESTLDRYEFLPALVSLHPFVRGLLESPNDPTRVAAANQYLEEVNRRAHASATYVIAANGIALAASNHGQPGSFVGTDYRFRPYFQIAAGGRMGRFYAIGITSDEPGYYLAQPVESNGKVVGVTVVKLNLEWFQRAGSGAEPLMVSDDHGVIFLSSVPAWQYRTLQPLPPALQAEMENTRQYHGRAVTPLPLEPLDSLVTRWLAQTTLGANARLVRVRDDSPAARTTFTPDATARADRYLELGRTVGPADWTMQVMAPLEPVLANARNATVAAALAYACICLLLVNWRQRRQRARDVQYSRRLLEAAYDELERRVEARTADLMAINEKLEEQVAERTRAESELRAAQDELVQASKLAALGQMAAGITHELNQPLAALRTFSDNTRVLLERGQLAAAEGNLAAIADLTERMGKITSQLKLFAGKARPVRRPVVVRTALDHVLALLAPRLGAVKVNVAGLDEQPGLSVRADELKLEQVLLNLIGNALDAIASAAPAQGRIDIEVQTNAGTNGGTNSGTITLAVRDNGTGIAPEALPRLFEPFFTTKETGQGLGLGLAISSSIVREFGGQLSVANMPGGGAQFTLVLAGAPASSGANEALPVSTPQ; from the coding sequence ATGCCCCATTCCGACGATTTCCTAGCCGTGCATGATCCTGCCGCCACCCGCGCGGTGCATGCGCCGGACACCGGCAGCAGCCGGTGGTGGGTCTTCGCCGCCGCACTGGCGGCCGGGCTGCTGCTGTTGTGCGGGCTGACCTGGCTGGTGTCGTTCCAGCGCGGCCTGGCCGCGCTGCAGCAGAGCACCGCGACGCGTGCCGACCGCTACGCCGCCACCCTCGAAAGCACCCTCGACCGCTACGAATTCCTGCCCGCGCTGGTGTCGCTGCACCCCTTCGTGCGCGGGCTGCTCGAATCCCCAAACGACCCGACGCGCGTCGCCGCCGCCAACCAGTACCTGGAAGAGGTCAACCGGCGCGCACATGCTTCGGCCACGTACGTGATCGCGGCCAACGGCATCGCGCTGGCCGCCAGCAACCATGGCCAGCCCGGCAGCTTCGTCGGCACCGACTACCGCTTCCGTCCCTACTTCCAGATCGCCGCGGGCGGCAGGATGGGCCGCTTCTACGCCATCGGCATCACCAGCGACGAACCCGGCTATTACCTCGCGCAACCGGTGGAATCCAATGGCAAGGTCGTCGGCGTCACCGTGGTCAAGCTCAACCTGGAGTGGTTCCAGCGTGCCGGCAGCGGCGCCGAGCCGCTGATGGTCAGCGACGACCACGGCGTGATCTTCCTGTCATCGGTGCCGGCCTGGCAGTACCGCACGCTGCAACCGCTGCCGCCGGCATTGCAGGCCGAGATGGAAAACACGCGCCAGTACCACGGCCGCGCCGTCACGCCGCTGCCGCTGGAGCCGCTCGACTCGCTCGTCACGCGCTGGCTCGCGCAGACCACGCTGGGCGCCAACGCGCGGCTGGTGCGCGTGCGTGACGACTCGCCCGCCGCCCGCACCACTTTTACCCCCGACGCCACCGCGCGCGCCGACCGCTACCTCGAACTGGGCCGCACCGTGGGCCCGGCCGACTGGACCATGCAGGTGATGGCGCCGCTGGAGCCGGTGCTGGCCAACGCGCGCAACGCCACCGTGGCCGCGGCGCTGGCCTATGCCTGCATCTGCCTGCTGCTGGTCAACTGGCGCCAGCGCCGCCAGCGCGCGCGCGACGTGCAGTACAGCCGCCGGCTGCTGGAAGCGGCCTACGACGAACTGGAGCGCCGCGTGGAAGCGCGTACCGCCGACCTGATGGCGATCAACGAGAAGCTCGAGGAACAGGTTGCCGAGCGCACCCGCGCCGAAAGCGAGCTGCGCGCGGCGCAGGACGAACTGGTGCAAGCCAGCAAGCTGGCCGCGCTGGGACAGATGGCGGCCGGCATCACGCACGAGCTGAACCAGCCGCTGGCGGCGCTGCGCACCTTCTCGGACAACACCCGCGTGCTGCTGGAGCGCGGCCAGCTGGCCGCGGCAGAAGGCAACCTGGCTGCCATCGCCGACCTGACCGAGCGCATGGGCAAGATCACCAGCCAGCTCAAGCTGTTCGCCGGCAAGGCGCGCCCGGTGCGGCGGCCGGTGGTGGTGCGCACGGCGCTCGACCACGTGCTGGCGCTGCTGGCGCCGCGGCTGGGTGCGGTGAAGGTCAACGTGGCCGGCCTCGACGAACAGCCCGGCCTGTCCGTGCGTGCCGACGAACTCAAGCTTGAGCAGGTGCTGCTGAACCTGATCGGCAATGCGCTCGACGCCATCGCCTCGGCGGCGCCCGCGCAAGGCCGCATCGACATCGAGGTGCAGACCAATGCCGGCACCAACGGCGGCACCAACAGCGGCACCATCACCCTCGCCGTGCGCGACAACGGCACCGGCATCGCGCCGGAAGCGCTGCCGCGCCTGTTCGAGCCCTTCTTCACCACCAAGGAAACCGGGCAGGGCCTGGGGCTGGGGCTGGCGATCTCGTCATCGATCGTGCGCGAGTTCGGCGGCCAGCTCAGCGTGGCCAACATGCCCGGCGGCGGCGCGCAATTCACGCTGGTGCTGGCAGGCGCGCCGGCCAGCTCCGGCGCGAACGAGGCGCTGCCGGTTTCCACTCCCCAATGA
- a CDS encoding dicarboxylate/amino acid:cation symporter, giving the protein MKKPFYKILYVQVLFAILVGILLGHYWPDTGVAMKPLGDGFIKLIKMIIGPIIFCTVVTGMAGMSDMKKVGRVGGKALLYFEVVSTFALLIGLGAAHLLKPGVGFNIDPSTLDTKAIAQYVSKAHGQSTVEFFMHIIPETVFSAFANGDILQILLVSLFFGAALATLGERARFVVQLIEQVSKVFFHIVHVITKVAPIGAFGAMAFTIGKYGLGSLVPLLKLIGTFYFTAIIFVLVVLGTIARMTGFSIVRFISYIKEELLIVLGTSSSEAALPHMMEKLEKLGCSKSVVGLVVPTGYSFNLDGTNIYMTMAVIFIAQATGIELTWMQQLTILAVAMITSKGASGVTGSGFITLAATLAVVPTIPVAGMVLILGIDRFMSECRALTNIIGNGVATVVVSAWERELDRKRLAQVLQGGGDAGDLAQAGQGAR; this is encoded by the coding sequence ATGAAGAAACCCTTCTACAAGATCCTGTATGTGCAGGTGCTGTTCGCCATCCTGGTCGGCATCCTGCTGGGCCACTACTGGCCCGATACGGGCGTGGCCATGAAGCCGCTGGGCGATGGCTTCATCAAGCTGATCAAGATGATCATCGGCCCGATCATCTTCTGTACCGTGGTGACCGGCATGGCCGGCATGAGCGACATGAAGAAGGTCGGCCGCGTCGGCGGCAAGGCGCTGCTCTACTTTGAAGTGGTGTCGACCTTCGCGCTGCTGATCGGCCTGGGCGCCGCGCACCTGCTCAAGCCGGGCGTGGGCTTCAACATCGACCCGTCGACGCTGGACACCAAGGCGATCGCGCAATACGTGTCGAAGGCGCACGGCCAGAGCACGGTCGAGTTCTTCATGCACATCATCCCGGAAACGGTCTTCAGCGCCTTCGCCAACGGCGACATCCTGCAGATCCTGCTGGTGTCGCTGTTCTTCGGCGCCGCGCTGGCCACGCTCGGCGAACGCGCCCGCTTCGTGGTGCAGCTGATCGAGCAGGTCTCCAAGGTGTTCTTCCACATCGTGCACGTGATCACCAAGGTGGCCCCGATCGGCGCCTTCGGCGCGATGGCGTTCACCATCGGCAAGTACGGCCTGGGTTCGCTGGTGCCGCTGCTCAAGCTGATCGGCACCTTCTACTTCACGGCCATCATCTTCGTGCTGGTGGTGCTGGGCACGATCGCGCGCATGACCGGCTTCAGCATCGTGCGCTTTATCTCGTACATCAAGGAAGAGCTGCTGATCGTGCTTGGCACCAGCTCGTCCGAGGCCGCGCTGCCGCACATGATGGAGAAGCTGGAGAAGCTGGGCTGCTCCAAGTCGGTGGTGGGCCTGGTGGTGCCTACCGGCTATTCGTTCAACCTGGACGGCACCAACATCTACATGACGATGGCGGTGATCTTCATCGCGCAGGCGACCGGCATCGAACTGACGTGGATGCAGCAGCTGACCATCCTGGCGGTGGCGATGATCACCTCCAAGGGCGCCAGCGGCGTGACCGGATCGGGCTTCATCACGCTGGCCGCGACGCTGGCGGTGGTGCCGACCATCCCGGTGGCCGGCATGGTGCTGATCCTGGGCATCGACCGCTTCATGAGCGAGTGCCGCGCGCTGACCAACATCATCGGCAACGGCGTGGCCACGGTGGTGGTGTCGGCGTGGGAACGCGAGCTTGACCGCAAGCGCCTGGCGCAGGTGCTGCAGGGCGGCGGCGATGCCGGCGATCTGGCCCAGGCCGGCCAGGGCGCCCGCTAA
- a CDS encoding (2Fe-2S) ferredoxin domain-containing protein — translation MSSYYQHHVFFCLNQREAGENCCANFNAKAMQEYAKRRCKELGIAGGEGRVRINKAGCLNRCELGPVLVVYPEAIWYTYVDEHDIDEIIDSHLLNGKPVERLMVDR, via the coding sequence ATGAGCAGCTACTACCAGCACCACGTCTTCTTCTGCCTGAACCAGCGCGAGGCCGGCGAGAACTGCTGCGCCAATTTCAACGCCAAGGCCATGCAGGAATACGCCAAGAGGCGCTGCAAGGAACTCGGCATCGCCGGCGGCGAAGGCCGCGTGCGCATCAACAAGGCGGGCTGCCTGAACCGGTGTGAACTCGGGCCGGTGCTGGTGGTCTACCCCGAGGCAATTTGGTACACGTATGTGGACGAGCACGACATCGATGAAATCATCGACAGCCACCTGCTCAACGGCAAGCCGGTCGAGCGGCTGATGGTGGACCGCTGA
- a CDS encoding alpha/beta hydrolase produces the protein MNAHTQVLSIAGPVGAIDVSVDLPQGEPRGLALVAHPHPLFGGTKDNKVAQTLARAFVQLGYATVRPNFRGVGATAGEHDNGVGEQDDLLAVVAWMREQTAWSAQAATLPLALGGFSFGSFVSTHVARRLAEAGTPAQRLVLVGTAASRWQVAEVPADTIVIHGEQDDTVPLASVFDWARPQELPVIVIPGADHFFHRKLHLIKQLVVNAWDR, from the coding sequence ATGAACGCGCATACCCAGGTACTTTCCATCGCCGGCCCCGTCGGCGCGATCGACGTTTCGGTGGACCTGCCGCAAGGCGAGCCACGGGGCCTGGCGCTGGTTGCCCACCCGCATCCGCTGTTCGGCGGCACCAAGGACAACAAGGTCGCGCAGACGCTGGCGCGCGCTTTCGTGCAGCTGGGCTATGCCACCGTGCGCCCCAACTTCCGCGGCGTCGGCGCGACCGCCGGCGAGCATGACAATGGCGTCGGCGAGCAGGACGACCTGCTGGCAGTCGTCGCCTGGATGCGCGAGCAGACCGCGTGGTCGGCGCAGGCCGCGACGCTGCCGCTGGCGCTGGGCGGCTTCTCCTTCGGCAGCTTTGTCAGCACGCACGTGGCCCGGCGCCTGGCCGAGGCCGGCACGCCGGCGCAGCGCCTGGTGCTGGTCGGCACCGCAGCGAGCCGCTGGCAGGTGGCCGAGGTGCCCGCCGACACCATCGTCATACACGGCGAGCAGGATGACACCGTGCCGCTCGCCAGCGTATTCGACTGGGCGCGCCCGCAGGAGCTGCCGGTGATCGTCATCCCCGGCGCCGACCATTTCTTTCACCGCAAGCTGCACCTGATCAAGCAGCTCGTCGTCAACGCGTGGGACCGGTGA
- a CDS encoding D-alanyl-D-alanine carboxypeptidase family protein has product MLNRATTRLSSAFAPAAIVAAVATATLAAAPAAVLAQGVPMPQVAAKSWMLYDVTSGQALASQNADQRIEPASLTKLMTAYLAFEALKEKRLTLEQTVVPTNLVLKVKSDESRMFIEPNKPVSVQDLLLGLIVQSGNDAALALAEAVGGSEEGFVAMMNREAQRMGMKSTHFTNTDGIPDPNHYTTAVDLATLTTHLIKDFPEYYAMYSQKEFTYNKIRQPNRNRLLYIDPTVDGVKTGHTKSAGYCLISSAQRPLANVPNGQRRLISIVIGTTTEQVRTQESLKILNYGFQFFDTLRLYDKGQVLATPEIYKGKAGTVKIGVQHETFVTVPKGTGGRLKPVLERQELMIAPIAAGQQVGMVKLMDGANKVAEFPVVALEEVPEAGFFGRLWDTIRLWFKRK; this is encoded by the coding sequence ATGCTGAATAGAGCCACGACGCGCCTTTCCTCCGCCTTTGCACCCGCCGCCATCGTCGCTGCCGTCGCCACGGCCACGCTGGCCGCCGCGCCCGCCGCCGTCCTTGCGCAGGGCGTGCCGATGCCGCAGGTCGCCGCCAAGTCGTGGATGCTGTATGACGTGACCAGCGGCCAGGCGCTGGCCTCGCAGAATGCCGACCAGCGCATCGAGCCGGCCTCGCTGACCAAGCTGATGACCGCCTACCTGGCGTTCGAGGCACTCAAGGAAAAGCGCCTGACGCTGGAACAGACCGTGGTGCCGACCAACCTCGTGCTCAAGGTCAAAAGCGACGAGTCACGCATGTTCATCGAGCCCAACAAGCCGGTCAGCGTGCAGGACCTGCTGCTGGGCCTGATCGTGCAGTCGGGCAACGACGCCGCGCTGGCGCTGGCCGAGGCAGTGGGCGGCTCGGAAGAGGGCTTCGTCGCGATGATGAACCGCGAGGCCCAGCGCATGGGCATGAAGAGCACCCACTTCACCAACACCGACGGCATTCCCGACCCGAACCACTACACCACCGCGGTGGACCTGGCGACGCTGACCACGCACCTGATCAAGGACTTCCCCGAGTACTACGCCATGTACTCGCAGAAGGAGTTCACCTATAACAAGATCAGGCAGCCCAACCGCAACCGCCTGCTGTACATCGACCCGACCGTGGACGGCGTCAAGACCGGCCACACCAAGTCCGCCGGCTATTGCCTGATCTCGTCGGCCCAGCGTCCGCTGGCCAACGTGCCCAACGGCCAGCGCCGCCTGATCTCGATCGTGATCGGCACCACCACCGAACAGGTGCGCACGCAGGAAAGCCTGAAGATCCTCAACTACGGCTTCCAGTTCTTCGACACGCTGCGCCTGTACGACAAGGGGCAGGTGCTGGCCACGCCCGAGATCTACAAGGGCAAGGCCGGCACGGTCAAGATCGGCGTGCAGCACGAGACCTTCGTCACCGTGCCCAAGGGCACCGGCGGTCGCCTGAAGCCGGTGCTGGAGCGCCAGGAACTGATGATCGCGCCGATCGCGGCGGGCCAGCAGGTGGGCATGGTCAAGCTGATGGACGGCGCCAACAAGGTGGCCGAGTTCCCCGTGGTGGCGCTGGAAGAAGTGCCCGAGGCCGGTTTCTTCGGCCGCCTGTGGGACACCATCCGCCTGTGGTTCAAGCGCAAGTGA
- a CDS encoding HP0495 family protein, translated as MTSDNQGSGNKPGDIPPEQSLIEYPSHFPIKVMGSMQDGFAEAIVTLVQEFDPDFHAGKMEMRPSSKGNYLGLTVTVWVTSREQLDDLYRALTSHPMVKVVL; from the coding sequence ATGACTTCCGACAACCAGGGCAGCGGCAACAAGCCCGGCGATATCCCGCCGGAGCAGTCGCTGATCGAATACCCGAGCCATTTCCCGATCAAGGTGATGGGCTCGATGCAGGACGGCTTTGCCGAGGCCATCGTCACGCTGGTGCAGGAGTTCGATCCGGACTTCCATGCGGGCAAGATGGAGATGCGGCCCTCGAGCAAGGGCAACTATCTCGGACTCACCGTGACGGTGTGGGTGACCAGCCGCGAGCAGCTGGACGACCTGTACCGGGCGCTGACTTCGCATCCGATGGTGAAGGTGGTGCTGTAA